In Rhodoferax koreense, a genomic segment contains:
- the fabD gene encoding ACP S-malonyltransferase, translating into MKSFAFIFPGQGSQSVGMLDAWGEHPVVAETLREASEALGEDVGRLIQEGPKETLALTTNTQPVMLVAGVAAYRVWMAEVGVAPSVVAGHSLGEYSALVASGVLTLAQAAPLVRFRAQAMQDAVPVGTGAMAAILGMDALKVIAGCAEVTATLRAEGQSLEIVEAVNFNDPAQTVIAGSKAAVEKACEVLKLQGAKRALPLPVSAPFHSSLMRPAAEKLRVKLADTTFAVPQIPLVNNIDVSVETDADRMRDALVRQAYGPVRWVECVAAIKARGVHTLVECGPGKVLAGMAKRIDAELTGLPLFDAATLAEVKTQLEGAAA; encoded by the coding sequence TGCTCGATGCGTGGGGCGAGCATCCCGTGGTCGCCGAGACGCTGCGCGAAGCCTCCGAAGCCCTGGGCGAAGACGTCGGCCGGCTGATCCAGGAAGGCCCCAAGGAAACCCTGGCGCTGACCACCAACACCCAGCCGGTGATGCTGGTGGCGGGTGTCGCCGCCTACCGCGTCTGGATGGCCGAAGTCGGTGTGGCGCCTTCGGTGGTGGCCGGTCACTCGCTGGGCGAATATTCGGCGCTCGTCGCTTCGGGCGTGCTCACGCTGGCCCAGGCCGCGCCGCTGGTGCGCTTCCGTGCCCAGGCCATGCAGGACGCGGTGCCGGTCGGCACCGGCGCCATGGCGGCCATCCTCGGCATGGATGCGCTGAAAGTCATTGCCGGCTGCGCCGAAGTCACCGCGACGCTGCGTGCCGAAGGCCAATCCCTTGAGATCGTCGAGGCCGTGAACTTCAACGACCCCGCCCAGACCGTGATCGCCGGCAGCAAGGCCGCGGTCGAGAAGGCCTGCGAAGTGCTGAAATTACAAGGTGCGAAGCGCGCCTTGCCGCTGCCGGTGTCGGCACCTTTCCATTCGAGCCTGATGCGGCCCGCCGCCGAGAAGCTGCGCGTGAAGCTGGCGGACACCACGTTCGCCGTGCCGCAGATTCCGCTGGTCAACAACATCGACGTGTCGGTGGAGACCGATGCCGACCGCATGCGCGACGCCCTGGTGCGCCAGGCTTACGGCCCGGTGCGCTGGGTGGAGTGCGTGGCGGCGATCAAGGCGCGTGGCGTGCACACGCTGGTCGAATGCGGGCCGGGCAAGGTGCTGGCCGGCATGGCCAAGCGCATCGATGCCGAACTCACCGGCCTGCCGCTGTTCGACGCCGCAACGCTGGCCGAAGTCAAGACTCAACTGGAAGGTGCTGCAGCATGA
- the fabG gene encoding 3-oxoacyl-ACP reductase FabG: MSEPIVFAGQVALVTGASRGIGAAIALALAQRGLKVIGTATTDEGAARIDEALAAFPGSCGRKLNVNDATAEAAVEALAKEFGGLQVLVNNAGITRDTLAMRMKDEDWDAVMDTNLRAVFRMSRAVMRTMMKQRYGRIISITSVVGASGNPGQANYAAAKAGVAGMTRALARELGSRNITVNCVAPGFIDTDMTASLPDEQQKALLSQIPLGHLGKPADVAHAVAYLASPEAAYVTGQELHVNGGMYM; the protein is encoded by the coding sequence ATGAGCGAACCCATCGTTTTCGCAGGCCAGGTGGCCCTCGTCACCGGCGCCTCGCGCGGCATTGGCGCGGCCATCGCGCTGGCGTTGGCGCAGCGCGGCTTGAAGGTCATTGGCACCGCCACCACCGACGAGGGCGCGGCGCGCATCGACGAGGCGTTGGCGGCCTTTCCGGGCAGTTGCGGCCGCAAGCTCAATGTGAACGACGCCACGGCCGAAGCCGCGGTCGAGGCGCTGGCCAAGGAATTCGGCGGCCTGCAGGTGCTGGTGAACAACGCCGGCATCACGCGCGACACGCTGGCCATGCGCATGAAAGACGAGGACTGGGACGCGGTGATGGATACCAACCTGCGTGCCGTGTTCCGCATGAGCCGCGCCGTGATGCGCACGATGATGAAGCAGCGCTACGGCCGCATCATCAGCATCACCTCGGTGGTCGGTGCCTCCGGCAACCCCGGCCAAGCCAACTACGCCGCGGCCAAGGCCGGCGTGGCCGGCATGACCCGCGCGCTGGCCCGTGAACTGGGTTCGCGCAACATCACCGTGAACTGCGTGGCGCCCGGCTTCATCGACACCGACATGACCGCCAGCCTGCCCGACGAACAACAGAAGGCCCTGCTTTCGCAGATCCCGCTGGGCCACCTGGGCAAGCCGGCCGACGTGGCCCATGCGGTGGCCTATCTGGCCTCGCCCGAAGCCGCCTACGTGACCGGCCAGGAGCTGCACGTCAACGGCGGCATGTACATGTAG
- the acpP gene encoding acyl carrier protein has translation MSDIEARVKKIIAEQLGVEETQVTAEKAFVADLGADSLDTVELVMALEDEFGIEIPDEDAEKITTVQNAIDYATSHQKA, from the coding sequence ATGAGCGATATCGAAGCACGCGTTAAGAAAATCATTGCAGAACAACTGGGTGTGGAAGAAACCCAGGTCACCGCCGAAAAAGCTTTCGTGGCCGACCTCGGCGCCGACTCGCTCGATACCGTGGAACTGGTCATGGCCCTGGAAGATGAATTCGGCATCGAGATTCCCGACGAAGACGCCGAGAAGATCACCACCGTGCAGAACGCCATCGACTACGCCACCAGCCACCAGAAGGCCTGA
- the fabF gene encoding beta-ketoacyl-ACP synthase II, with product MTRRRVVVTGLGCVSPVGNTVADSWQALLAGQSGIDFIQSFDATPFACKFGGEVKGFNITDLIPEKEARHMDRFIHLGLAAAIEAVADSGLPTGDALGEEEATRIGCNIGSGIGGLPMIENTHAELVARGPRRVSPFFVPASIINMISGHVSIKFGFKGPNLAVVTACTTGLHAIGQSARMIEYGDCDVMIAGGAESTMSPLGIGGFAAARALSFRNDDPKTASRPWDKDRDGFVLGEGAGVVVLEEYEHAKARGAKIYAEIVGFGLTGDAYHMTAPDVDGPRRSMQMALKNAGVNPDQVDYLNAHGTSTPLGDLNETNAIKLALGDHAKKTLVNSTKSMTGHLLGGAGGIESVFTALAVYHQKSPPTINIFNQDPECDLDYCANTARDVKIDIAVKNNFGFGGTNGTLVFKRV from the coding sequence ATGACCCGTCGTCGTGTCGTCGTTACAGGCTTAGGCTGTGTCAGTCCCGTGGGCAACACGGTGGCCGACTCCTGGCAGGCCTTGCTGGCCGGCCAGTCCGGCATCGATTTCATCCAGAGTTTCGACGCGACCCCGTTCGCGTGCAAATTCGGCGGTGAAGTCAAAGGCTTCAACATCACCGATCTGATTCCCGAGAAGGAAGCGCGCCACATGGACCGCTTCATCCACCTCGGCCTGGCCGCGGCCATCGAGGCGGTGGCCGATTCGGGTCTGCCCACCGGCGACGCGCTCGGCGAGGAAGAAGCCACGCGCATCGGTTGCAACATCGGCTCCGGCATCGGCGGTCTGCCGATGATCGAGAACACGCATGCCGAACTCGTGGCCCGCGGCCCGCGCCGGGTCTCGCCGTTCTTCGTGCCCGCGTCCATCATCAACATGATCTCGGGCCATGTGTCGATCAAATTCGGCTTCAAGGGCCCGAACCTGGCGGTCGTCACCGCCTGCACCACCGGGCTGCATGCGATCGGCCAGTCGGCGCGCATGATCGAATACGGCGACTGCGACGTGATGATCGCAGGCGGCGCCGAATCCACCATGTCGCCGCTGGGCATCGGCGGTTTCGCCGCAGCCCGCGCCTTGAGCTTTCGCAACGACGACCCCAAGACCGCATCGCGCCCCTGGGACAAGGACCGCGACGGCTTCGTGCTCGGCGAAGGCGCGGGAGTGGTCGTGCTCGAGGAATACGAACATGCCAAGGCCCGTGGCGCCAAGATCTACGCCGAAATCGTGGGTTTCGGCCTGACCGGCGATGCCTACCACATGACCGCGCCCGACGTGGACGGCCCGCGCCGCTCGATGCAGATGGCGTTGAAGAACGCCGGCGTCAACCCGGACCAAGTCGACTACCTGAACGCGCACGGCACGTCCACGCCGCTGGGCGATCTGAACGAAACCAATGCCATCAAGCTGGCGCTGGGCGACCATGCGAAGAAGACGCTGGTGAATTCGACCAAGTCGATGACCGGCCACTTGCTCGGCGGTGCCGGCGGGATCGAGAGTGTGTTCACCGCACTCGCGGTTTACCACCAGAAGAGTCCGCCGACGATCAACATCTTCAACCAGGATCCGGAATGCGACCTGGACTACTGCGCCAACACCGCGCGTGATGTGAAGATCGACATTGCCGTGAAGAACAATTTCGGTTTTGGCGGCACGAACGGCACGCTGGTCTTCAAGCGCGTCTGA
- the rpoE gene encoding RNA polymerase sigma factor RpoE, whose amino-acid sequence MTTTPPPVEPPPPAASAVATDSDLMLVERTVAGDQRAFELLVIKYQRRIQRLIGRMVRDVDLVEDIAQETFIRAYRALPKFRGDAQFYTWLYRIAVNTAKKTLMDFKRDPTVSEAALRPSDDEDETSRRESEPISYETPDTVLAAQQISAMVNAAMEALPEDLRQAVTLREIEGMSYEDIAEAMNCPIGTVRSRIFRAREAISARVKPLLENQAGKRW is encoded by the coding sequence ATGACCACCACGCCGCCTCCTGTCGAGCCGCCCCCGCCTGCCGCATCCGCCGTCGCCACCGACAGCGACCTGATGCTGGTCGAGCGCACCGTCGCGGGCGATCAGCGCGCGTTCGAATTGCTGGTGATCAAGTACCAGCGCCGTATTCAGCGCCTGATCGGGCGCATGGTGCGCGACGTGGACCTGGTGGAGGACATCGCGCAGGAAACCTTCATCCGTGCCTACCGCGCGCTGCCGAAATTCCGCGGCGATGCCCAGTTCTACACCTGGCTCTACCGTATCGCCGTGAATACGGCGAAAAAGACACTGATGGATTTCAAGCGCGACCCGACGGTCAGCGAAGCCGCTTTACGCCCGTCCGACGACGAAGATGAAACTTCCCGCCGGGAAAGCGAACCAATCAGCTACGAGACCCCTGACACAGTGCTGGCGGCCCAGCAGATCTCGGCCATGGTGAATGCGGCCATGGAGGCGCTGCCCGAGGATTTGCGCCAGGCGGTCACGTTGCGAGAGATCGAAGGCATGAGTTATGAAGACATCGCGGAAGCCATGAACTGCCCCATCGGCACGGTGCGTTCGCGCATCTTCCGGGCGCGCGAGGCGATATCCGCCCGCGTCAAGCCGCTGCTGGAAAACCAGGCGGGCAAACGATGGTGA
- a CDS encoding sigma-E factor negative regulatory protein has product MNKHEMLSALADGQLRGTAFAQAVDHVLHDDEARATWHRYHLIGDVLRSGELARCEGDGAFLARLQGRLKQEPGFARPVPVEQPSQVAVADAVAGRANGAPVSTALPMAANEPAFRWKMVAGFASMAAVAAIGWNLIGAPGMPGASQASSQQIALVSAPTLASVSSELGPMAAASPIQLVQFSAPMPAAAPVPPSQTVQAVTLPGGEPQVMIRDRRLDELMAAHKQFGGTSALQMPAGFLRNATFDAPAR; this is encoded by the coding sequence TTGAACAAACACGAAATGCTGTCGGCGCTGGCTGACGGCCAGTTGCGCGGCACCGCTTTCGCGCAGGCCGTCGACCACGTTCTGCACGATGACGAGGCCCGCGCCACCTGGCACCGTTACCACCTCATCGGCGACGTGTTGCGTTCGGGTGAGCTGGCGCGGTGTGAAGGCGACGGCGCCTTTCTCGCGCGCCTGCAGGGCCGGCTGAAGCAGGAGCCCGGCTTCGCGCGTCCCGTGCCCGTGGAACAGCCCTCGCAGGTGGCGGTCGCCGATGCCGTGGCCGGGCGGGCCAATGGGGCCCCGGTGTCCACGGCATTGCCGATGGCTGCCAACGAGCCTGCCTTCCGCTGGAAGATGGTGGCCGGATTCGCCTCGATGGCCGCAGTCGCGGCCATCGGCTGGAACCTGATCGGCGCACCCGGCATGCCCGGCGCGTCGCAGGCCTCCTCGCAGCAGATCGCCTTGGTGTCGGCCCCCACGCTGGCCAGCGTCTCGAGTGAACTCGGTCCGATGGCGGCCGCCTCGCCGATCCAGCTCGTGCAGTTCTCCGCGCCGATGCCGGCCGCCGCGCCGGTGCCACCCAGCCAGACCGTCCAGGCCGTGACGTTGCCCGGCGGGGAGCCGCAGGTCATGATCCGCGACCGCCGGCTCGACGAGTTGATGGCCGCGCACAAACAGTTCGGCGGCACCTCGGCGCTGCAGATGCCCGCTGGCTTCCTGCGCAATGCCACCTTCGACGCCCCCGCGCGCTGA